CCGAAGTTGTAATTGCTTAATTCCATGATCTATCGTTTATGAAGGATTTACATTGATTGAATTTTTTCTCTGCCGGAAATAGAAGAAGCTGATAATGCCCAATAAGCCCAATACACCGATAATGAGGTATAGGCTTTTCTTGCCTGCCAACTTGCGTTCTTCGGCAGCAGCTTGTTGTTCCTGGGCTTTCATTGCAAGCATGTTATTCAGCATTTCTCTGCGAGCTTCTTCTTTCGCCATTTTCTGCTTGTTCTTGCCTCCAACAATACTTCCCACAGCTCCGGATATTCCGGCAATTGCTCCGGCTATGGCTTGTACATAATGGTATTCATCTTCATCGGGATTATAGGCGGTTTCTGATTCCACCATTTTGCTAAGTAGTTCAGTGAGCTCCCTGTTGAATGCTTTGTTTTGAAGGGCTAATCCTTCTACCAATCCATTGGCTAGAGATATTTTATCGCTTGTTGGAACCTGAATACCGTATCTATCCAAAAGCATTTTATATGGCTTTGGATTTTTGGCAACTGCTACACCTATTAAGGATAGAGCAGCTTTGGATTGCTGATTAAGTACCTGTGTATTTTCCTCTTTAACTATTCTAATCATATTAGTTGCTTTTTATGGAGGATCCGATGAGTACACCGGCAACCAGTGTTAAGCCCAAAATCACTAATCCGTCTTTTGAAACAGAAAAGCGATCCTTGTCTTTGGGTTCTTCTTTTGTTGGGGTTTCAGCGGTTAATTTTCGTTGTCTTAATTCATTCCAAACCAGTTGAACTTCTTCCATTAGGGATAAGTCTTCCGGCTTTTTATTGGAGGCTGCCAACACTTCCTGATAGTGTTTTTCCAATTGAGAAGTGGTCATGTCCACCAACTGATCAATGTAGTCGCCTACATCCAAATTGGAATCACCACCGAAGTTGCTGTTGCCACAAGCTCCACAAAAATTGGATTCAGGATTAAATGAGCTACTTCCGCATGCACCGCAAAAACTATCTTCCTTTGGTTGGTTCAGTTTCAGAATCAAATCTTTTTCCGGATGAATCGTTAACAGGTGCGGAACAATGTTTTTGCCTTGGGTTTTTACCAATTCCTTGGTAGCCTTCACCAAATCGTGAATGTTCTTTGGAGGATGATACCCTTGGTCAAACAAAAATTTGCGTGCACCATCCGGATTGCCATACACGATGTATGCAATGCGATTTTGTGCGTATTTCGACCTTGTTAAACTTTTCTTCATCGTATTTCAATTTGAGTTTTACAAAAACAGCCAAAGAGCTATCGCTGACTTTGGCTGCTTAATGGTTTACCTGTTATGAGCCTGTTACAGCTTGCATAGGTTCTTATCTTCTTCTGCGTAAGAATCCTCTTCCTCCAGGTCGTCTTCTCATTGAAATACCACGTCTGCGTCTAACAGGGCTAGGTCTTTTTCTGACAATCTTCTTTACCAGTTTCTTAGGCTTCAACCCAAAGGCTGATGGCTTCTTACTTCTGATTAAGTCTAATTGAGGAAGACCGGTAGTTCTTGGAGCAGTTGAAAGCTCGGCAACATTTTTACCATCCAATAGGTTACCCATGTTGGCTCTTGCTTTGATTGTGAAGGTGAAAACCACCGTTACACCATCTTTAAGCAATAGTCTGATGCTATCTTGTCCTGTAACATCCATCTCAAAGTTGTGGTCATCAATCAAACCTTGAGTGAAGTTTTGAGGTGAAGTCGCATTTCTAGGTTGGTAAACTCTTACCGAATTGCTTCCTGTTGCTGTCCTTTTGTTGATTTTCAACACATTGTCAAACTGCAATGGATTGGAAACCGACATTTTCATTCCCACAATCTTGAAAGGATTGGCTTTTGATTCCTCCCTTACTTCTTTGTGCGAACTCTCTTCAACGGTTACCGTTACTCCGGCAGGTTGTGCTGCTTCTTCGTTGGCTCCAAACAGAATGGCTTCTGCATCGGCTCCGGAAGTGTTTTTAACTACTACGGTTAAGGTACGGTCGTTCGGATCAATACGTCCAATGGATGTCGTTTTGTAGCTATCGTACATATCGTCATCATCGGCAGGAATGTATTCTACTTCTTCATCGTAGTATTCATCCTCATCGTAATAACTGTCTTCGTTACCTTCAAATCCGGTATCAAAGTCGTCCTCTTCATACCCATCGTAGTCATCGTATCTGTCTTCGGCATCATCTTCGTATGCCATCAACTCATCGTTATATGGATTCATTTTGAATGCTTTTTTAAGTGTTTGTAACTAAATTCAGGTAGCTCCACCATGGAACTACTACTTGGTTTCGCTGCTTTCTGCCAGCTTTTTAGCTTTTGCTTTCTCCATAGCCGGATCAATCACTTTTTTGGTAAGGATGGTACCAATCACAAAAACTCCTAGTGAGATGCCTGCCATAATGCCAATTGATTTCCAATCAGTATTTTTCATTTTGTATCGTTTTAAATTTTTAAATCTTCCGAATTGAACTGTGTGGTTTTTAAACCAATTGTGGAGCTAAGGTCAGGGTAAAACAAGGCGAGAAAAAGGGCAAAAATTGTCTTTTGGTGAGTGTTTGTTAATCGACAAACTTTAAGTCAAAAACCGGATATTGGTCGGTACAAAAAAGGAAGGGATTTAATTTATCCTAGGTATAAATTAAAGGGGTATTGGAATTTATTAGGGGGATAAATTCAGGTATTTAAAATTGTCTTCAAAAAAAAATCACAAGAGTAACACCCTTGTGATTTTGATTTATTGAAATTAATCTAGCAGATTAAGCAGAAGCACCACCTAAAACAGTGTCAAGTTGCATTTCTTTCAATATGTTATCTTGTATAGGTTGTGTAATCTCGTTGATCTTATCAGTTCCCCAAGTTAATCCTACAACTGTTCTTGTAGGACGACTCCCATAAGGTAAATCTGCTAATTTCAAATAAGCATCCACAACCCATTGTGGATCAGGAGCATCTTCACTTTGCAACATTTGACTAAAACTCTCGCTCATTGTTATTGGAATGCCTGCCAATTCACCATACGACTCCAAAACACCCGTATGTGCGGGTACTTGACCAGATTCCAACAAACCTGTGCCAAATGGTCCTGGTTCTACTAAAACTACATCTATTCCGAATGGTGATAGCTCATAACGAAGCCCTTGACTATATGCTTCAAGTGCGTGCTTAGTAGCTGCATACGTACCAAAAAATGGACCTGTAATCCTTCCTACTAAAGAACTTGTGTTTATTATTAAGCCTTTGCCTGATTTACGCATTAAGGGTAAAACAGCTTGCATTACTCTTATCGCACCAAAATAGTTGGTTTCCATTTGAAAACGTGCTTGCTCTACACTGTAAGCTTCTGTGATGCCGATGTACATTATACCTGCATTATTAATTAGCACATCAATACTTTCTGATTGAGAAAGGATAATGCCCATTGATTTTTTAACAGAAACCTCGTTGGTTACGTCCATTTCTAAAACTTTAATATTTGCAGAATGGTTTTCTAATTCTGATTTTGCTCCTGCGTTTTTTTCGTTTGGATTACGCATTGTTGCAAAAACTCGATACCCTTTATCGGCAAAATCCTTAGCAGCTTTCAGACCAAATCCGTTGCTGCTTCCTGTGATGATTACATTTTTCATTATATAATTATTTAATATTAAATGCATGAAGCATTGAATGCTAGATAATTGAATACAGTAGATG
The DNA window shown above is from Bacteroidia bacterium and carries:
- a CDS encoding SDR family oxidoreductase is translated as MKNVIITGSSNGFGLKAAKDFADKGYRVFATMRNPNEKNAGAKSELENHSANIKVLEMDVTNEVSVKKSMGIILSQSESIDVLINNAGIMYIGITEAYSVEQARFQMETNYFGAIRVMQAVLPLMRKSGKGLIINTSSLVGRITGPFFGTYAATKHALEAYSQGLRYELSPFGIDVVLVEPGPFGTGLLESGQVPAHTGVLESYGELAGIPITMSESFSQMLQSEDAPDPQWVVDAYLKLADLPYGSRPTRTVVGLTWGTDKINEITQPIQDNILKEMQLDTVLGGASA